The Amycolatopsis jiangsuensis nucleotide sequence ACGTGGCCAGCTGCGCGACCGGGTCCGGTTCCGCCTCCACGGCGTCCCGCAGCCGGTCGACGTAGCGCGCCGCCTCCTCCTCGACGAAAGCGACGAGCAGGCTTTCCTTGTCCGGGAAGTGGTTGTACAGCGCGGTGCGGCCGACCCCGGCCGCCGCGGCGACGCCGGCCAGCGTGACCGCGTCGAACCCGCGTTCGTAGAGCTGCTCGCGCAGCACCGCGAACACCCGCGTGCGCACCTCGCGGCGATGGGCTTCGAGTGAGCCACCGAGCACCTTCGGCATGCACCCACCCCCTTCCGGTGAAAAACACTGTAGGGGAAAAGGTGCCGTACTCAGTCGGTGAGCGGCCAGGTGTGCACCGGTTCACCGCCGGCCGAGAGCTCCAGGTACCGGCCGAGCATCCGGTTCAGCGCCGTCTCCCGGTCGGCACCCTGGTCCTCCGCGCGGCGCACGTAGTCCCGCTGCCAGGCCGCGCCGCTGCGCCGGGCGAGGCACCGGCGTTCGATGATCCCCAGGTAACGCACGCGGGCCTCGTCGGAAACGCCGGAGCGCCGCAGGCCGTCGTGCGCCAGCGGCAGCAGGACGCGCAGGGCCAGCTCGTCCGGCGGGATCCAGCCGATGCCCGGCCAGTACAGCTGCGCGTCGAACCCCTTGCGTGCGCCGGCGTACAGGTTCTCCTCCGCGGCCTGGAACGACATCTGGGTCCAGACCGGACGCTCCTGCTCGGCCAGTGCGCGCTGGGCACCGTAGAAGAAGGCGGCGTTCGCGACGATGTCGGCCACCGTCGGTCCGGCCGGCAGCACGCGGTTCTCCACCCGCAGATGCGGCAGGCCGTCGACCACGTCGTAGACCGGCCGGTTCCACCGCCAGATCGTGCCGTTGTGCATGCGGAGTTCGGAAAGCCGTGGTGCCTGCCCGGATTCCAGCGCTTCGAGCGGATCCTCCTCGTCGGTTTCCGGCAGCAGACCGGGGAAGTAGCGGACGTTCTCCTCGAACAGGTCGAAGATCGAGGTGATCCAGCGCTCGCCGAACCACACCCGCGGCCGGACTCCCTGGTTCTTCAGCTCCTCCGGACGGGTGTCGGTGGCCTGCTGGAACAACGGGATCCGGGTTTCGTGCCACAACGCCTTGCCCAGCAGGAAAGGCGAATTGGCGGCGAGTGCGATCTGCGGGCCGGCCAGGCACTGCGCCGCGTTCCAGTGCGCGGCGAACTCTTCCGGGGCCACCTGCAGGTGCAGTTGCACCGAGGTGCAGGCCGCCTCCGGGAGAATGGATTCGGCGAAGCTGCGCAGCCGTTCCGGTTGCGCGCCGGGCAGAGCGGCACCGTCCATGGTGAGCGCGAGCCGTTCCCCGCGGGCGGCGAAGATCTCGTCGTTGAGTGACGAGTAACGCGTCTTGTTGGTGAGCCATTTCTGGTCGAAGTGTTCCTGGGCCAGGGTGGGCAGGATGCCGATCATGGCGAGGGTGGACCCGGTGTCGGTCGCCGTGCCCGCCGCCTTGCCGAGGTAGGCGTTCAGATCGTTTTCCAGTTGCAGCGCGGAATCTCCGGCCAGCGGCCGCGGCGGCACGTTCAGCTCCAAATTGTGCTGACCGAGTTCGGTGGTGAACGACGGATCGTCCAGTGCTTCCAGCACCGCCGAGTTGGTCATCGACGGACGCAGCCGTCCGTCCACCAGGTTCAGTTCCACCTCGAGCCCGATGTTCTTGCGGGGAAAGGAAAAGCTCCCATCGGTGAGCATCCGGGCGAGAGTGTCGAGACATCGCTGCACTTTGCGGCGGTACC carries:
- a CDS encoding glutamate-cysteine ligase family protein gives rise to the protein MGTDLSATPRLLDRGRYRRKVQRCLDTLARMLTDGSFSFPRKNIGLEVELNLVDGRLRPSMTNSAVLEALDDPSFTTELGQHNLELNVPPRPLAGDSALQLENDLNAYLGKAAGTATDTGSTLAMIGILPTLAQEHFDQKWLTNKTRYSSLNDEIFAARGERLALTMDGAALPGAQPERLRSFAESILPEAACTSVQLHLQVAPEEFAAHWNAAQCLAGPQIALAANSPFLLGKALWHETRIPLFQQATDTRPEELKNQGVRPRVWFGERWITSIFDLFEENVRYFPGLLPETDEEDPLEALESGQAPRLSELRMHNGTIWRWNRPVYDVVDGLPHLRVENRVLPAGPTVADIVANAAFFYGAQRALAEQERPVWTQMSFQAAEENLYAGARKGFDAQLYWPGIGWIPPDELALRVLLPLAHDGLRRSGVSDEARVRYLGIIERRCLARRSGAAWQRDYVRRAEDQGADRETALNRMLGRYLELSAGGEPVHTWPLTD